From Rutidosis leptorrhynchoides isolate AG116_Rl617_1_P2 chromosome 3, CSIRO_AGI_Rlap_v1, whole genome shotgun sequence, a single genomic window includes:
- the LOC139896357 gene encoding uncharacterized protein: protein MNMDESIQVSSIIDKLPPSWKEFKHSLKHKKEELTLVELGSHLRIEESLRLQDNDKPKSNEVAGTSVVNMVEHKKFTSNNDKKGKRKHQGYNKANPNKKSKLTCWKCGKTGHMKKDCKVIFGNNNVKGSSTSGSGNGLNNHNSKG, encoded by the exons atgaacatggatgagtctattcaagtctcaagcataattgataaactacctccatcttggaaagaatttaaacattctttgaaacataagaaggaggagttaactcttgttgagttgggtagtcatctgcgtattgaggaatccctcaggttgcaggataatgacaagccaaagagcaacgaagttgctggtacgtctgttgtcaatatggtggaacataaaaagttcactagtaataatgacaaaaagggcaaacgtaaacatcaaggttataacaaggctaatccgaacaagaagtctaaattgacttgttggaagtgtggtaaaactggacacatgaaaaaggattgcaaggttatttttggtaataataatgtcaaaggatctagcacaagcggttcgggaaatggtttaaacaaccacaactcgaaag gatga